One stretch of Microvirga lotononidis DNA includes these proteins:
- the rocF gene encoding arginase, whose amino-acid sequence MTSKPCIVLGVPVQEGAGRLGCDMGPSAFRTAGLLTELQNLGYQVEDRGNIAPRPLRELRHPNVAIKALAETVAWTEAIAEAAYRAAGDGMPIFAGGDHSLSAGSMTGLARRAAEDGREFFVLWLDSHPDFHTLATTTSGNLHGVPMAYATGREGFDGYFPPLAAPIKPQNVCMMGIRSVDPAERSALQGAGVTVHDMRSIDENGVVSLLDGFLKRVAAADGFLHVSLDVDFLDPVIAPGVGTTVPGGATFREAHLIMEILHDSGLVGSLDLVELNPFLDERGRTALLMVDLVASLMGRRVLDRPTQSYRYTPKFG is encoded by the coding sequence ATGACATCGAAGCCGTGCATCGTTCTGGGCGTGCCGGTTCAGGAGGGCGCGGGCCGTCTCGGCTGCGACATGGGCCCGAGCGCCTTCCGGACCGCGGGCCTGCTCACCGAACTGCAAAACCTCGGCTACCAGGTGGAGGACCGGGGCAACATCGCGCCCAGGCCGCTCCGGGAGCTGCGGCACCCGAACGTCGCCATCAAGGCCCTGGCCGAGACCGTCGCCTGGACCGAGGCCATCGCCGAGGCGGCCTATCGGGCCGCCGGCGACGGGATGCCGATCTTCGCCGGGGGCGACCACAGCCTCTCGGCGGGTTCGATGACCGGGCTCGCCCGCCGCGCGGCGGAGGACGGCCGCGAGTTCTTCGTGCTGTGGCTCGACTCGCATCCGGATTTCCATACCCTCGCCACGACCACGAGCGGCAACCTGCACGGCGTGCCGATGGCCTATGCCACGGGCCGTGAGGGCTTCGACGGCTACTTCCCGCCGCTCGCCGCTCCCATCAAGCCTCAGAACGTCTGCATGATGGGCATCCGCAGCGTCGATCCCGCGGAGCGCTCCGCCCTGCAGGGCGCGGGCGTGACGGTTCACGACATGCGGTCCATCGACGAGAACGGCGTGGTGTCCCTCCTCGATGGCTTCCTGAAGCGCGTGGCGGCGGCGGACGGCTTTCTCCACGTGAGTCTCGACGTGGACTTCCTCGACCCTGTGATCGCGCCCGGCGTCGGCACCACGGTTCCGGGTGGCGCGACCTTCCGCGAGGCACATCTCATCATGGAGATTCTGCACGACAGCGGTCTCGTCGGCAGCCTCGACCTCGTCGAGCTCAACCCGTTCCTCGACGAGCGCGGCCGCACGGCCCTCCTCATGGTCGATCTCGTGGCGAGCCTGATGGGGCGGCGCGTGCTCGACCGGCCGACCCAGAGCTATCGTTATACCCCCAAGTTCGGCTGA
- a CDS encoding NAD(P)/FAD-dependent oxidoreductase: MTARRPKVVIVGAGFGGLTAAQSLARAPVDVTIIDRHNFHYFQPLLYQVATAALSPADIAWPIRGILRRQKNATVFLADVTGIDAQARMVQAGSLSIPYDYLVLATGATHSYFGHPEWASVAPGLKQIEDATVIRRKILLAFEHAELTDDANEQRRLLTFVVVGGGPTGVEMAGAIAEVAHHALSAEFRRIDPHSARVILIEAGPRLLPAFPEDLAAYAQTSLERMGVEVRTNARVTDCTEAGVDLEETQIAAGTVIWAAGVVASPAAEWLGAEHDRAERIKVEPNLKVPGRSEIFAIGDTASVVDSDGKTVPGIAPAAKQMGRYVARVIAAEVEKKTSPGPFRYRHQGDLATIGRKSAVVKLDSIHLTGFIGWLFWGIAHVYFLIGLRNRAVVAFTWLWNYLTLQRGARLITDGPAEQATARDEKARPLPSSVEVSQGPERNQSRLGRADWR; the protein is encoded by the coding sequence ATGACCGCTCGAAGACCAAAGGTTGTGATCGTTGGAGCGGGGTTCGGCGGGCTCACCGCGGCTCAATCACTGGCGCGGGCTCCGGTCGATGTGACGATCATCGACCGGCACAACTTTCACTATTTCCAGCCCCTGCTCTATCAGGTCGCCACGGCGGCCCTGTCCCCGGCCGACATCGCGTGGCCGATCCGCGGCATTCTGAGGCGCCAGAAGAACGCGACGGTGTTCCTGGCGGATGTCACCGGCATCGACGCGCAGGCACGCATGGTCCAGGCGGGATCGTTGAGCATCCCGTACGATTACCTCGTCCTCGCGACCGGCGCCACGCACTCCTATTTCGGGCATCCGGAATGGGCCTCCGTGGCCCCGGGACTGAAGCAGATCGAGGATGCGACGGTGATCCGCCGCAAGATCCTTCTCGCCTTCGAGCACGCCGAACTGACCGACGATGCCAACGAACAGCGCCGCCTGCTCACCTTCGTGGTCGTGGGCGGCGGCCCGACCGGCGTCGAAATGGCAGGGGCCATCGCGGAAGTAGCCCACCATGCCCTATCGGCCGAGTTTCGGAGGATTGACCCCCATTCCGCCCGGGTGATCCTGATCGAGGCGGGACCCCGCCTGCTGCCCGCCTTTCCCGAGGATCTCGCGGCCTATGCGCAGACATCCCTGGAGCGGATGGGCGTGGAGGTCAGGACGAATGCACGGGTTACGGATTGCACCGAAGCCGGCGTCGACCTGGAAGAGACGCAGATCGCGGCCGGAACGGTCATATGGGCGGCCGGCGTTGTGGCCTCCCCGGCCGCCGAGTGGCTCGGGGCGGAACACGACCGCGCCGAGCGGATCAAGGTCGAGCCGAACCTGAAGGTTCCCGGCAGGTCCGAGATCTTCGCGATCGGCGACACCGCGTCAGTCGTCGATTCGGATGGAAAGACCGTGCCGGGCATCGCCCCGGCGGCCAAGCAGATGGGCCGCTATGTGGCCCGGGTCATCGCCGCGGAGGTCGAGAAGAAGACATCACCCGGGCCATTCCGGTACCGGCATCAGGGCGACCTCGCCACGATTGGGCGCAAATCCGCCGTGGTGAAGCTCGATTCCATTCACCTCACGGGCTTCATCGGCTGGCTGTTCTGGGGCATCGCGCATGTCTATTTCCTGATCGGCCTGCGCAACCGTGCCGTCGTGGCGTTCACCTGGCTTTGGAACTATCTCACCCTTCAGCGGGGGGCACGCCTCATCACGGATGGCCCGGCCGAACAAGCCACGGCCCGGGACGAGAAGGCGCGTCCGCTGCCTTCTTCGGTCGAAGTGAGCCAAGGACCTGAGCGCAATCAGTCGCGCTTGGGCCGAGCCGACTGGCGTTGA
- a CDS encoding LexA family transcriptional regulator, translating to MELSETACEILDYIRETHRRPGARLTMATLDAHFGTDPSVAVAVSELAHLGYVVVPDARTIELTDRGFDAIHGRTYRDSHE from the coding sequence ATGGAGCTGAGCGAGACCGCATGCGAGATTCTCGACTACATCCGCGAGACGCACCGCAGGCCGGGAGCGCGCCTCACCATGGCCACGCTCGATGCGCATTTCGGGACGGATCCCTCGGTGGCGGTGGCCGTGTCGGAATTGGCCCATCTCGGGTATGTCGTCGTGCCCGATGCCCGAACGATCGAACTGACGGATCGCGGCTTCGACGCGATCCATGGCCGGACATATCGCGACAGTCACGAATGA
- a CDS encoding NADH:flavin oxidoreductase/NADH oxidase encodes MSHAKLFTPFRVGDLELANRIVIAPMCQYSAENGCMNDWHLIHLGQLALSGAALLTIEATAVTPEGRITYGDVGLYSDECEAAMRRVLDGIRRWSDMPIAIQLGHAGRKASTEVPWKGGRQISPDHANGWQTEAPSAIPHGADEVPPAALDQDGLARVRNAFADAARRAGRLGLAAVQIHVAHGYLLHQFLSPLSNRRDDQYGGSLENRMRFPLEVFDAVRAAFPAERPVTVRVSGTDWAKGGWTIEETVEFAKALKARGCSAIHVSSGGLTPSQAIPVGPSYQVPLARSLKSVGMPVIAVGLITDFVQAESILVTGDADLIAIARAALYDPRWPWHAAAHFGAAIKAPPQYFRSQPRQYPDLFKIRADD; translated from the coding sequence ATGTCGCACGCGAAGCTGTTCACGCCCTTCCGGGTCGGAGACCTCGAACTCGCCAATCGGATCGTCATCGCGCCCATGTGCCAGTACTCGGCCGAGAACGGCTGCATGAACGACTGGCACCTGATCCATCTGGGCCAGCTCGCGCTCTCGGGCGCGGCGCTCCTGACCATCGAGGCGACGGCGGTCACGCCCGAGGGGCGGATCACCTATGGGGATGTAGGCCTTTATTCGGACGAGTGCGAAGCAGCCATGCGCCGCGTCCTCGACGGCATCCGGCGCTGGTCCGACATGCCGATCGCCATCCAGCTGGGCCATGCCGGGCGCAAGGCCTCCACTGAGGTTCCCTGGAAAGGCGGCAGGCAGATCTCACCCGACCATGCCAATGGCTGGCAGACGGAGGCCCCTTCCGCGATCCCGCACGGGGCCGACGAGGTGCCGCCTGCGGCGCTCGATCAGGATGGCCTTGCGCGGGTGCGCAACGCCTTTGCCGATGCGGCGCGGCGCGCCGGACGCCTCGGCCTCGCGGCCGTGCAGATCCACGTGGCTCACGGTTACCTGCTGCACCAGTTCCTGTCGCCGCTGTCCAACCGGCGCGACGACCAGTACGGCGGCTCCCTCGAAAACCGGATGCGCTTCCCGCTCGAAGTGTTCGATGCGGTTCGCGCCGCTTTCCCTGCCGAGCGACCGGTGACGGTGCGCGTGTCGGGCACCGATTGGGCCAAGGGTGGCTGGACCATCGAGGAGACGGTGGAATTCGCGAAAGCCCTCAAGGCACGCGGCTGCAGCGCGATCCACGTGTCGAGCGGTGGCCTGACGCCGTCGCAGGCAATCCCCGTGGGGCCGAGCTATCAGGTGCCGCTCGCCCGATCCCTGAAATCCGTCGGAATGCCCGTCATCGCCGTGGGTCTCATCACGGATTTCGTGCAGGCGGAATCGATCCTCGTCACGGGCGATGCCGATCTGATCGCCATTGCACGCGCGGCTCTCTACGATCCGCGCTGGCCCTGGCACGCCGCCGCGCATTTCGGCGCGGCCATCAAGGCGCCGCCGCAATATTTCCGCTCTCAACCGCGGCAATATCCCGACCTCTTCAAGATCCGGGCGGACGATTGA
- a CDS encoding Crp/Fnr family transcriptional regulator, giving the protein MMSFAMQKQASTRPLLWKLDSIVSLSDEEKRALLDLPMTIKVFDPDSDIVRDGDRPSECCLVLSGFVCRYKVLSDGRRQIMGFYIPGDIPDLQSLHLNVMDHSIGTLVTSSIALIPHESLRNLLTQHPGLAAAFWRDTLIDAAMFREWMIGMGRRSAYQRIAHLLCELRVRLKAVGLAGEGGYDLPVTQNELGDALGLSTVHVNRVLQDLRSEGLIVLRGGSLHIPDWEALQVAGDFDPTYLHLRR; this is encoded by the coding sequence ATGATGAGCTTCGCCATGCAGAAACAGGCCAGCACCCGTCCCCTGCTGTGGAAGCTCGACAGCATCGTCAGCCTGTCCGATGAGGAAAAACGGGCGCTTCTCGATCTGCCCATGACGATCAAGGTCTTCGACCCGGATAGCGACATCGTCCGCGACGGGGACAGGCCTTCGGAATGTTGCCTGGTCCTGAGCGGCTTCGTCTGCCGGTACAAGGTCCTCTCGGATGGCAGGCGCCAGATCATGGGCTTCTATATCCCTGGCGACATTCCCGACCTGCAGAGCCTTCATCTGAACGTGATGGACCACAGCATCGGGACGCTCGTGACGAGCAGCATCGCCCTCATCCCGCACGAGAGCCTGCGCAATCTCCTGACGCAACATCCCGGTCTCGCGGCCGCCTTCTGGCGGGATACCCTCATCGACGCCGCCATGTTCCGCGAGTGGATGATCGGCATGGGGCGCCGCTCGGCCTATCAGCGGATCGCGCATCTTCTCTGCGAGCTTCGGGTGCGCCTGAAGGCGGTCGGTCTCGCCGGCGAGGGAGGCTACGACCTGCCGGTGACCCAGAACGAACTCGGCGACGCGCTGGGCCTCTCGACCGTTCACGTGAACCGCGTCCTCCAGGACCTGAGGAGCGAGGGGCTGATCGTCCTGCGCGGGGGCTCGCTCCACATCCCGGACTGGGAAGCCCTTCAAGTGGCGGGCGACTTCGATCCCACCTATCTTCACCTCAGGCGATGA
- a CDS encoding chemotaxis protein CheB produces the protein MSNRDIIVIGGSSGATAPLKTILGALPPDLPAAVFIVLHIPARSIGILSTVTAAAAHLPVHAAVDGMPIKRGNIYLAVPDHHLILADGHIKLGRGPRENMARPAIDPLFRSAAAAYGSRVIGVILSGLLNDGASGLEAVKRCGGIAIVQDPADAVADEMPRSALQAADVDLSAPSLRIGDVLYDLVREPAGPGVPIPSDIRLEVDIAAGERVDSEIIGQFADPVALTCPNCSGVLSKVRNGKPLRFRCQVGHAVTADLVAKEQENAVDEALRIALRIIEERAELVSRMAEDGRRSGRKTVAEMYDERALEYRQYADTLRKAVLKSMAPLASRMDEGGQDNGG, from the coding sequence ATGAGCAATCGTGACATCATCGTCATCGGCGGATCCTCGGGGGCGACCGCCCCCCTCAAGACCATTTTGGGCGCTCTTCCGCCGGACCTGCCGGCGGCCGTGTTCATCGTCCTGCACATTCCGGCCCGGAGCATCGGCATCCTCTCGACCGTTACGGCCGCAGCCGCCCACCTGCCCGTTCACGCAGCGGTCGACGGCATGCCGATCAAGCGGGGCAACATTTATCTGGCTGTCCCGGATCACCATCTCATCCTGGCCGACGGGCACATCAAGCTGGGCCGTGGCCCCCGGGAAAACATGGCTCGGCCCGCCATCGACCCCCTGTTCCGGTCCGCCGCCGCGGCCTATGGCTCTCGGGTCATCGGGGTCATCCTGAGCGGCCTTCTCAACGATGGGGCCTCGGGCCTCGAAGCCGTGAAGCGCTGCGGTGGGATCGCCATCGTGCAGGATCCGGCCGACGCCGTCGCCGATGAGATGCCGCGGAGCGCCCTGCAGGCCGCCGATGTCGATCTGTCGGCCCCGAGCCTCCGGATCGGCGACGTGCTGTACGACCTCGTGCGTGAACCGGCGGGACCCGGCGTCCCGATTCCTTCAGACATCCGCCTGGAGGTCGATATCGCGGCAGGTGAACGGGTCGACAGCGAGATCATCGGCCAATTTGCCGATCCGGTGGCGCTCACCTGCCCCAATTGCAGCGGCGTTCTGTCCAAAGTCCGTAACGGCAAGCCGCTTCGTTTCCGGTGCCAGGTCGGGCACGCTGTGACGGCCGATCTCGTGGCCAAGGAGCAGGAGAATGCCGTGGACGAAGCTCTGCGGATTGCCCTGCGCATCATCGAGGAGCGGGCCGAGCTGGTATCCCGCATGGCCGAGGATGGACGGAGGAGCGGCCGCAAAACCGTCGCCGAAATGTATGACGAGAGAGCCCTCGAGTACCGTCAATATGCCGACACCCTGCGTAAGGCTGTCCTGAAATCCATGGCTCCCCTCGCCTCTCGCATGGACGAGGGCGGGCAGGACAACGGCGGATAG
- a CDS encoding CheR family methyltransferase translates to MAAKKNETTSSDTAQNAETEPKSTPFIVAAGASGAESHSLERFLATLTVDDEMAVVLVFQHREALDDGRFTAALSEHGRSLTTAVHGALVEPGRIYWSPLNTILTVEDGRFQIRDAQEPPGERGTIDSFLISVAQDREDKAIGVVFSGTNGDGTLGVTALKEAGGLTLAEESPEISAEGIVPNHSPVAIADFVLPPEELAKRVQLHVSHSARYDEAAHLEAEAVEVSGALASIATILRNNTGHDFHGYKPNTFLRRVQRRMQVVQVETIDAYVEVLRAQPEESQNLFNDLLIGVTQFFRDRREFELLEAQVIPKLFEGKTRNDQIRIWVLGCSTGEEAYSIGILLREHMAVLDAVPHVQIFASDIDGRALASARVGRYTEAIAKDMTPERLARWFVKEGNTYCVVKELREMCIFSQHSVIKDAPFSRLDMISCRNLLIYLNADLQDRVIPLFHFALRPGGYLFLGNSENISRHTRLFAPVDRGFRIFQRLETSARVLPDFPFTAVDRRPAEGGSSLLRPRRIEASLARQAEAIAERHAPAYVVTDENFDVMHFSGRTGRFIEPAGGAATLNLLNLVHNDLRLDLRAALTKAAEEHQIVQVDGLRMGTNGKRLIVDIIVEPVRDQPNGAPGFVVVFKDRPAPPEEEADTLAGGSFLRDEHVQRLETDLRVTRERLQATIEELESTNEELKSSNEEYQSLNEELQSANEELETSKEELQSVNEELTTVNGELAHRVQELGRSNSDLKNLLESTQIATIFLDNDMRVMNYTPAVTEIFHLVETDVGRPIGHIKSRITYDELQDDARRVIRSLGSVDREIEDPATGTRYMVRVLPYRSIDNYIGGAVVTFMDVTPLTRAQLALRESEERFRAMAEQAEVGIAMTDREGRAIYVNDRYCAILGLPRDQIVGRSIQELIPSDDQDRNDALIEQALSSGESSISEKRHRRPNGSITWVRNNVSARRDASGAVVGSLIVAIDLTERVRAEEALRESEQHTKLLLAELQHRVRNTLAIVRSITRRTAANSSTVDDYAMHLEGRIEAFARTQTMATRSADSVIDLEELVRDELLAHAVRDDEKAHVDGPPVRLRTAVAEKLGLAIHELATNAVKYGALAESGGHIDVTWIIEGVDGERMLRLEWRETEVHVASAAPRRRGFGTELIERTLPYEIDAKTVLEFSPGGVRCVIEFPLNQRTALLSHVQPSDGSEEDDRPNERLSPS, encoded by the coding sequence GTGGCCGCCAAGAAGAACGAGACAACTTCCTCCGACACCGCCCAGAATGCCGAGACGGAGCCGAAAAGCACTCCCTTCATCGTCGCGGCAGGAGCCTCGGGGGCGGAAAGCCATTCCCTGGAGCGCTTCCTGGCCACGCTGACGGTTGACGACGAGATGGCCGTGGTTCTCGTTTTCCAGCACCGGGAGGCGCTGGACGACGGCCGGTTCACGGCGGCGCTGTCGGAGCATGGGCGCTCTCTCACCACGGCCGTTCACGGGGCCCTCGTCGAGCCGGGCAGGATCTACTGGTCTCCCCTCAACACGATCCTGACCGTCGAGGACGGGCGTTTTCAGATCCGCGACGCCCAGGAGCCTCCCGGCGAGCGGGGGACCATCGACAGCTTCCTCATCTCGGTGGCCCAGGACCGGGAGGACAAGGCCATCGGCGTCGTCTTTAGCGGCACGAATGGAGATGGGACGCTCGGCGTCACGGCCCTCAAGGAAGCAGGCGGCCTGACGCTGGCGGAGGAAAGCCCGGAGATTTCGGCCGAAGGGATTGTTCCCAACCATAGTCCTGTCGCGATCGCGGATTTCGTCCTGCCTCCGGAGGAGCTGGCAAAACGGGTGCAGCTCCATGTGAGCCACTCCGCCCGGTACGACGAGGCTGCCCATCTCGAAGCGGAAGCCGTCGAAGTCTCCGGCGCCTTGGCGAGCATCGCCACGATCCTGCGCAACAACACCGGCCATGACTTTCACGGCTATAAGCCGAACACCTTCCTCCGGCGCGTTCAGCGCCGCATGCAGGTCGTCCAGGTGGAGACGATCGACGCCTATGTGGAGGTGCTGCGGGCGCAGCCGGAGGAATCACAGAACCTCTTCAACGATCTGCTGATCGGGGTCACGCAGTTCTTCCGCGACCGCCGCGAGTTCGAACTTCTGGAAGCCCAGGTGATCCCTAAGCTCTTCGAGGGCAAGACCCGCAACGACCAGATCCGGATCTGGGTGCTCGGGTGCTCCACCGGCGAGGAAGCCTATTCCATCGGCATTCTTCTGCGCGAACACATGGCGGTGCTCGACGCGGTGCCCCACGTCCAGATCTTCGCGAGCGACATCGACGGCCGCGCCCTCGCGTCGGCGCGGGTGGGCCGCTACACCGAGGCCATCGCGAAGGACATGACGCCCGAGCGGCTGGCCCGCTGGTTCGTCAAGGAAGGCAATACCTATTGCGTGGTGAAGGAACTGCGGGAGATGTGCATCTTCTCGCAGCACAGCGTCATCAAGGACGCGCCCTTCTCGCGGCTCGACATGATCTCCTGCCGCAACCTGCTGATCTATCTCAACGCGGACCTTCAGGACCGGGTGATCCCCCTGTTCCATTTCGCCCTGCGCCCGGGCGGCTACCTGTTCCTCGGGAATTCCGAGAACATCTCGCGCCACACCAGGCTCTTTGCCCCGGTGGATCGAGGCTTCCGCATCTTCCAGCGCCTGGAGACGAGCGCGCGGGTTCTGCCGGACTTTCCCTTCACGGCCGTTGACCGCAGGCCTGCCGAGGGAGGCTCGTCCCTTCTGCGCCCGCGCCGGATCGAGGCCAGCCTCGCTCGCCAGGCCGAGGCCATCGCGGAACGTCATGCCCCGGCCTATGTGGTGACGGACGAGAATTTCGACGTCATGCATTTTTCCGGCCGGACGGGACGCTTCATCGAGCCCGCCGGCGGAGCCGCGACCCTCAACCTGCTGAACCTCGTCCACAACGACCTGCGCCTCGACCTGCGGGCCGCCCTGACCAAGGCGGCGGAAGAGCACCAGATCGTTCAGGTCGACGGCCTTCGGATGGGCACCAACGGCAAGCGCCTCATCGTCGACATTATCGTCGAGCCCGTGCGGGATCAGCCCAACGGAGCCCCGGGCTTCGTGGTCGTGTTCAAGGATCGGCCCGCGCCTCCCGAGGAGGAGGCCGACACCCTGGCCGGCGGCTCCTTCCTGCGCGACGAGCACGTGCAGCGGCTCGAGACGGATCTGCGCGTCACCCGCGAAAGGCTCCAGGCCACCATCGAGGAACTCGAGAGCACGAACGAGGAGTTGAAATCCTCGAACGAGGAGTATCAGTCGCTCAACGAGGAACTCCAATCGGCCAACGAGGAGCTCGAGACCTCCAAGGAAGAGCTGCAATCCGTCAACGAGGAGCTGACCACCGTCAACGGCGAGCTCGCCCACCGGGTGCAGGAACTCGGCCGCTCCAACAGCGACCTGAAGAACCTCCTGGAGAGCACGCAGATCGCCACCATCTTCCTCGACAACGACATGCGCGTGATGAACTACACGCCGGCCGTGACCGAGATCTTCCACCTCGTCGAGACCGATGTCGGACGTCCCATCGGGCACATCAAGTCACGCATCACCTATGACGAACTCCAGGACGATGCCCGCCGGGTGATCCGTTCGCTCGGGAGCGTCGACCGGGAGATCGAGGATCCCGCGACGGGCACACGCTACATGGTGCGCGTCCTGCCCTACCGCAGCATCGACAACTATATCGGCGGCGCCGTCGTCACCTTCATGGACGTCACGCCGCTGACCCGGGCGCAGCTCGCCCTGCGAGAGAGCGAGGAACGCTTCCGCGCCATGGCCGAGCAGGCCGAGGTGGGCATTGCGATGACGGACCGCGAGGGACGCGCCATCTACGTCAACGACCGCTACTGCGCGATCCTCGGCCTCCCCCGCGATCAGATCGTCGGCCGCTCCATCCAGGAGCTGATCCCGTCCGACGACCAGGACCGCAACGATGCGCTGATCGAGCAGGCGCTCTCGAGCGGAGAATCGTCCATCAGCGAGAAGCGTCATCGCCGTCCCAACGGCTCGATCACCTGGGTGCGGAACAATGTCAGCGCTCGTCGCGACGCGTCGGGAGCCGTGGTGGGCAGCCTGATCGTCGCCATCGACCTGACCGAGCGCGTCCGCGCCGAGGAGGCCCTGCGGGAGAGCGAGCAGCATACGAAGCTCCTGCTGGCCGAGCTTCAGCACCGCGTGCGGAACACCCTCGCCATCGTGCGCTCCATCACCCGGCGAACTGCGGCGAACAGCAGTACGGTCGACGATTACGCCATGCATCTCGAAGGGCGGATCGAGGCCTTCGCCCGGACGCAGACCATGGCGACGCGCTCGGCCGATTCCGTCATCGACCTGGAAGAGCTGGTGAGGGACGAGCTGCTCGCCCATGCGGTGAGAGACGACGAGAAGGCCCATGTCGACGGACCGCCCGTCAGGCTGCGGACGGCAGTTGCGGAAAAGCTGGGTCTGGCGATCCATGAGCTCGCCACCAACGCGGTCAAGTATGGGGCACTCGCAGAGAGTGGCGGCCATATCGACGTGACCTGGATCATCGAGGGCGTCGACGGCGAGCGGATGCTCAGGCTGGAATGGCGGGAAACGGAAGTCCACGTCGCGAGTGCGGCCCCGCGCCGGCGCGGGTTCGGCACCGAGCTGATCGAGCGTACCCTTCCCTACGAGATCGATGCCAAGACGGTGCTGGAATTTTCGCCCGGCGGCGTGCGCTGCGTGATCGAGTTTCCGCTCAATCAGCGGACCGCTCTCCTGAGCCACGTTCAACCCTCGGACGGCTCCGAAGAGGACGACCGGCCCAACGAGCGGCTTTCCCCCTCGTGA
- a CDS encoding LysR family transcriptional regulator: MDWDKIRLFYEVVSAGNFTRAGEKLGVNQSSVSRQISALENDLKVPLFHRHPRGLVLTEHGDVLFRAAQDIRLRLDETRQRLTETSERPAGDLRVTATVGIGGIWLARRITEFMDLYPEVRIQLILTNDELDLAMREADIAIRLRLPAQPDLIQRRLFTIQYHAYASHAYIERCGEPETIADLDNHSILCLGGDQPSFILDLHRLTTLGRNPRDPRPSRFVVNDSLALRQAIENGAGIGMAPDYAMSTNPRVKQVLRDEEMPTLDSYLVYPEEMRSVARVQVFRDFLVSKAQRWDF, encoded by the coding sequence TTGGACTGGGACAAGATCAGACTGTTCTACGAAGTCGTCAGCGCGGGGAATTTCACCCGTGCCGGCGAGAAGCTCGGCGTCAACCAGTCATCCGTCAGCCGGCAGATCAGCGCCCTCGAGAACGACCTGAAGGTCCCGCTCTTCCACCGACACCCGCGCGGCCTGGTGCTGACGGAGCACGGCGACGTGCTCTTCAGGGCCGCGCAGGACATCCGCCTGCGCCTGGACGAGACACGCCAGCGCCTGACCGAAACCAGCGAGCGGCCTGCGGGCGACCTCCGGGTGACGGCGACGGTCGGCATCGGCGGCATCTGGCTCGCCCGGCGCATCACGGAATTCATGGACCTCTATCCCGAGGTGCGCATCCAGCTCATCCTCACGAACGACGAGCTCGATCTCGCGATGCGGGAAGCGGACATCGCCATCCGCCTGCGCCTGCCGGCGCAGCCCGACCTGATCCAGCGCCGCCTCTTCACCATCCAGTACCACGCCTATGCGTCCCATGCTTATATCGAGCGCTGCGGCGAGCCGGAGACCATCGCGGATCTCGACAACCATTCCATTCTCTGCCTCGGCGGCGACCAGCCGTCCTTCATTCTCGATCTGCATCGCCTGACGACGCTCGGGCGCAATCCCAGGGATCCCCGTCCGAGCCGGTTCGTTGTCAACGACTCTCTGGCCTTGCGGCAGGCGATCGAGAACGGGGCAGGGATCGGCATGGCGCCGGACTACGCCATGAGCACCAATCCACGGGTCAAGCAGGTGCTGCGCGACGAGGAGATGCCGACCCTCGACAGTTATCTCGTCTATCCGGAAGAAATGCGCTCCGTGGCGCGCGTGCAGGTCTTCCGCGACTTTCTCGTCTCCAAAGCGCAACGCTGGGATTTCTGA
- a CDS encoding LuxR C-terminal-related transcriptional regulator, translating into MRHDVVYNEQILAVAQDPFQNVATVLICPNLLLRTGISHILSGTRFAMVDGLCDDPSNLPALDDTMPVLFMICENRATEELVAMVDTLKTQHPLSRVVVLADAMDPDTVIQLCGAGMDGFCATSMDRHALVKALEIVILGETYIPASIGLALLERARQSRAHHAHDGAGMPVNTPAEALDKLSEREAQILRCLTRGSSNKVIARELGVAEATVKVHIKAILRKVKATNRTQAAIWATGHFDLAQDNVRALAAGE; encoded by the coding sequence ATGAGGCATGATGTCGTCTACAACGAGCAGATTCTTGCCGTCGCGCAGGATCCTTTCCAGAACGTCGCGACTGTCCTGATCTGTCCGAACCTTCTCCTTCGCACCGGCATCAGCCACATCCTCTCCGGCACGCGCTTTGCCATGGTGGATGGGCTGTGTGACGACCCGTCGAACCTGCCCGCGCTCGACGACACGATGCCGGTGCTTTTCATGATCTGCGAAAACCGGGCGACGGAGGAACTCGTCGCCATGGTGGATACGCTTAAGACGCAGCATCCGCTCTCGCGTGTGGTGGTTCTGGCGGACGCGATGGATCCGGACACGGTCATTCAGCTCTGCGGTGCCGGCATGGACGGATTCTGCGCCACGAGCATGGATCGGCATGCGCTGGTCAAGGCTCTCGAAATCGTCATACTCGGTGAAACCTACATTCCGGCTTCGATCGGGCTGGCCCTTCTGGAACGGGCCCGGCAGTCCCGGGCGCATCATGCCCATGACGGCGCCGGCATGCCCGTCAACACGCCTGCGGAGGCTCTCGACAAGCTGTCCGAGCGGGAGGCCCAGATCCTGCGCTGCCTGACCCGGGGCTCCTCGAACAAGGTGATCGCACGCGAACTCGGGGTGGCGGAAGCCACGGTGAAGGTGCATATCAAGGCGATCCTGCGGAAGGTGAAGGCGACCAACCGAACCCAGGCGGCCATTTGGGCGACCGGGCATTTCGATCTTGCACAGGACAATGTCCGGGCTCTGGCTGCGGGCGAGTGA